In the genome of Mogibacterium neglectum, the window GAAGCACCCTTTAATACAGCTTGAAAGACCTCTCCCGCCTCGCATGCACTTCCTATGATCAGCCCCTCCCGATACTTATCTAGAACCTTTCTAGGAAGCTGTGGTCTTCTATAAAAATAGTCAATATGGGTAAATGAAACTATCTTGTAGAGGTTCTTAAGACCAGTAAGGTTCTTGGCGATTAGGATAATATGATATGTGTTTCTTTTTTTGCTCAGATTGATTTTGCCATTCTCATCATATGCGTCATCATCTGGGTAGAGATAACCTTCCATCCCATACAGAATCTTAATATTCTTTCCCTTTTTTGCGAGTTTCTTTGCTGTATTTGCAGCATCTGGAAATGACTGCACAACACCATGGTCGGTGATTGCAATAGCAGGCTGCCCCCAGTCGGCAGCTTGCTTAACCATTTCTTCGACATCATTAAAACCATCATTTTCACTCATTCTAGTGTGAGCGTGGAGCTCAACTCGCTTTTGCCCATTATAAGCTTCTATCCTGGTGCGCTTTATCGCTTTATTGATGCTGTTAGCAATCATGACGTTCTCATGAATATACTCGTCATATCGAATATCACCCTGTGCAATTATCTCGTCACCTTTTGATAATAATTCATTAGCTGCATCAAATTCCTGCTTGCTCTTAATAAATGTCTTTACAGCAACAGCCTTTGGTCCTCTGTTAATCCTAAGAGTCATAACCCAGAAGTTCTTCTTCTTAGTATCCTTAATCTCTATTTCAAATACCGTACCTGATACAGCTACATTTGTTCGAGCACCAGAAATCTCGGCAAGATTCTCATACGCAGTTTCAGCCATAGTAATTCTCTTGCCAAGTATTATCCCATTATTAATCGCTTTTGGTTTCTCAGTAGGTTTAATGTTTGCTCCAAATACTTGCTGCTTGCTTTCCCCATAGCTCTCATCGTAGAAATAATTAAACATAACGTCATTTATATTTCCGAGTGACTTTATAAGCCTTTCTCTCATGATGCGCTCTAGTCTTGGTTTAACGTCAAAATTTACGAGCACATCAAGTTCAAGCACTAATCCAGCGCTATCGAGAGATATGTTCTTAAAAGACAGCGTAAGCTCATCTACATGTCTTCCCGCAGATTCACTAACCTCTTCAGGAGTAAGTATTCCATTCGGTACTTCAATCATCGATTAATTTTCTCCATCAATGTATTATTTCTTAGTTGTATCATTTGAAACTATGTCAATGAGAGTAGGAATCAACTCATCTTCAGACACCTTTGCGATTATTTCACCATGTGCAAACACAAGGCCGTCCTTATTGCCACCAGCAATTCCGTAGTCTGCTTCCCTTGATTCTCCAGGTCCATTTACCACGCACCCCATGACCGCTATTTTAAGGGGCTTTAAACCGAGTCGTGCCCTTCTATTACCAATCTCTCTGAGTCTCTCTTCTGCCTCATTTGCCATTTCAATTAGGTTGACCTCAGTTCTACCGCAAGTCGGACATGATACAATCTCTATACTCTTCTCCCTAAGACCGACAGCCTCAAGGATTCTACGCCCGAATATAACTTCATTTACTGGATCGTCTGTAAGTGATACACGGAGAGTATCTCCAACGCCAGCCAGAAGCAAGGATCCAATTCCTACAGCTGATTTAAGTCGCCCATTTTCAGGTGTACCCGATTCAGTTATACCGATATGAAGAGTATGGTCAGTCAACTCCTTTACCAGCATATGGGCATCATAGTTCATCTTTACATTAGATGATTTAATAGATAGAACCAAGTCGTCAAATCCCATACGCTCAATCTTGCCCAATGTATTTATCGCACTCTCTGCAAGCGCAGCAGCAGTTACACTGCCATGCTTAGTCAGTAGCTTTTTATCAAGCGAACCAGAATTCACTCCTACGCGGATAGGAATCCCCTTGTTGCCAGCAGCTTCAACAACCTTTGCCACTCTATCATCGCTACCGATATTACCTGGATTGATTCTAATCTTATCTGCCCCAGCCTCAATTGCTGCAAGAGCTAGCTTATAGTTAAAATGAATATCTGCTACGAGCGGCATCTCCGTTTCCTGACGAACTTTCGCAAATGATTTCACCGCAGCTTCATCGGGAATCGCAACTCTCACTATGTCACAACCAGCATTTTCAAGCTCGTTAATCTGTGCAAGAAGTTTCTCGCTATCTCTTGTATCTACATTTGTCATCGACTGAATTGATACAGGTGCACCTCCACCAATAAGAATTCTGCCGCATCTAACCTGTTTAGTCATGCCAATACCTACCTATATGTTAATGTCCAAATACTTTTGCTAAGTCCTGCCATGTGATAAATACAAAAAGTGCCATTAGAACAGCAAATCCAACTAAGTGCATATATCCTTCCACTTTACTAGAAACCATATTTCCAGTAACTTTACTGATCAAAACAAATATAATTCTGCCACCATCGAGCGCAGGAAAAGGCAAAAGATTTATAATAGCCATATTTAGACTGATTAGAGCTACTAGATACAAATACGATAATGTTCCTGCATGAGCTGTTTTGTTCACAAGCCCTGCCATTCCAACAGGACCTGTCACGCTATCCTTATTTATACCCTTATGCAACATCTGTTTAAGTGCACTTAGCATCTGGCTGTTAAGATTCCACGTCATTTTCGCGCCTTGACCTGTGCATACAAACACATTGTGCGTCGACTTAGACACTATTCCGATTACTAGCCTGCCATCCTTATCCCTCTCAGGTGTAATGGTGTACGTATGAACCTTTCCATCACGAACGACTACTGCCTTCATAGCTCTACCGTCAGTATTCTTCGAAATTGTTGTCACGATATCTAACCATGATGACGATTTTTTCCCATCTATAGAAGTTATTTTATCACCAGCGACAAGACCTGATTGAGCTGCCGGTGAATCGGTAACCACCTCATCGAGTGTATTAGTCGGTACACCAACATATATTGTGATTATAATCATCAAAATTAATGCGACAAGCACATTAACAGCCGCACCAGAAACGAGCACAATTAACCTCTGCCAAGCTGGCTTATTGTTGAATGCCCTCTCCTCGTCACTTTCTTCATTCTCTGCTTCCATCGCACAAAAACCGCCTATAGGAATAGCCCTGAGTGAGTACTTAGTTTCACCCCTATCTTTACTTGCAATAAGCGGTCCCATTCCAATTGCAAACTCATTCACCTTAATATGAAAGAGCTTAGCAGTTACAAGATGTCCAAACTCATGAGGAACTGTGATTATCATGAGCATCAATATTGTAAGAATTATCGTTAAAATCATATAAATCACTTTACCTAAAGAGCTCTCTTACCCTGGCTCTCGCTTCCTTATCAATCTCTAAAATATCTTCAATCGTATTTGACTTAACCAATTTATGTTCATCCATCAATCTACGTAACGATCTCTGTATATCTAAAAATTCTATCTTTCCCTCGATGATCATCGATACAAGCTCCTCATTTGCACCGTTTAATAGTATTGGATAGCTGCCTCCATTTTCAATAGCTTCATATGCCATGGATAAACATTCAAATACATTGGTATCTGGTTTTTCAAAGTGAAGGCTTGAACCCTCCTCAAACAGGTTTAGACTATCACCTGAATAATGAAGCCTACTTGGATATCCAAGTGCAAGACTTATCGGAATTCGCATATCTGGAAGACCAAGCTGTGCAATAATCGACGTATCATCAAACTCGACCATAGAATGAACTATACTCTCCGGATGCACATGAACATCAATTTTATCTGGCTCGATATCAAAAAGCCATTTCGCCTCAATAACTTCTAGCCCTTTGTTCATCATCGTAGCTGAGTCGATAGTAATTTTACGTCCCATACTCCACTTCGGATGATTTAACGCTTCCTGTAGAGAAACTCGCTCGAGCTTCTCAATATTATATCCTCTAAATGGTCCACCAGAAGCGGTAAGCAGAATCCTTCTTACCTTTCTTCCCCTATTTCCTTCTAGACACTGAAAGATTGCACTATGTTCACTGTCTACAGGGAGTATCTTTACTTCTTTTTCTGCAGCCAGCTGCATAATCAAACTACCACCTGCAACAAGGGTCTCTTTGTTAGCAAGCGCAATATCCTTACCTGTCAAAATCGCCTCATAAGTAGGCGCTAGACCGCTTATTCCCATCAAGGCATTGAGTACGATATCAGCATCAACTTTAGCGATTTCTCTTAAACCAGCATCTCCTATATTCACTTCAATAGCAGGAAAAGCCGCACTCACTCGTGCGGCTGCTTCTTTATTTCCAACGCATACAGCCTCAGGCTTAAATTCCTGAATCTGTTTTATAAGATCATCTATCCTATTTTTGCAAGTTAGCGCCACAACCTTGAACTTATCGGGATTTTCTCTGACTATGTCCAAGGTTTGAGTTCCAATTGAACCTGTGCTACCGAGTAATATTATTCTCTTTATTCCCATTTTTCCTATCCAACCTTAACGAATGAAAAATACTGAAAAATAATATACGAACGGTGCGACGAAAAGCACACTATCGAATCTATCCAGTATCCCACCATGACCAGGTATTATTTTACCGTAATCTTTAATTCCCATCTGTCGCTTAAAAGCAGAAGCGGTTAAATCACCAGCCATCGATACCGCTCCACCGAGAACACCTATTATCGAACACTGCACCACGATGTTTGGCATAAAGAAGTACCCGAATAAGGCTGAAAAAATTGATGCCCCTACTAGTCCGCCAATTGCTCCTTCAACAGTTTTTTTAGGACTAAGATTAGGTGCCATCTTATGCTTTCCAAAAAACATACCTGAAAAGTACGCCATAATATCCGCCCCAAAAGCAGCTATTATAACAAGCCAAGTAAAGTGTCTATATCTTGATGCATCGATAAGCACTATGAAATACGGAAATAGTACAACATATACTATACCTGCAAGTGTGGCTATTGAATCGCTAATTCCACGGTTCTTGATATCCCAACCATAGACTAGACTCGCCATAACTGATATAACAAGCCAAACTCCAACAAAATCTGACATGTTCCCAAGTATCAGATATCCAGCATATAAGATGACCGCCATCGCAATCGCTATTTTTCGCGATGGTCTGATATCACATGCATTAAATCCATCAAAGAATTCTTTTACTCCAATAACGGATATTAGAAGTGCAGCTCCAACAAGCCAGATACCTCCAAAATACAACACCACAAGCAATGGTAGCATCACTAATGCCGAGATAATTCTAGTTTTCATTACTTATCTTCCTTCTCTCTCCCGCCAAATCTCCTCTTACGATGCGAGAATTTCTTAATCATCGCTGTAAACTCTTCCGGTGAATAGTCTGGCCACAGGGTATCTGTAAACATCATCTCACTGTAGGCTGCTTGCCATATTAAAAAATTTGACAGCCGTTCTTCACCGCTCGTCCTTATGATTAAATCCGGGTCTGGGATATTCTTATGCAAGACTCCAGTATATAGATGATTTGATACCTCATCCTCTGTCACGTCAACTGATATCCCTTCATCGGCTAGTGCCTGTCTATCAATAATAATTTCATTGATAGCTTTGACAATTTCATCTCTTCCACCGTAATTCAGTGCAATATTAAATACTAGCCCATCGTTATCCTTTGTCTTATCAAGGAGTTCATCTATTGCTCTTACCGAATCACTTGGCAGCATGTTATAGTCACCTAGTATATTGATGCGAACATTATTCTTAATAAGCTCCTTTAGCTCCGAATCCACGTATTTGATTATAAGCTTAAATATGCCCGAAACCTCTTCTGTGCTGCGTTTCCAGTTTTCTGTAGAGAAAGCATACACTGTTAAATACTCGATTCCAAGATTCGAAGCGGTGATAACTATTTGTTTCATCGCTTGCATACCCGCATTATGACCGAATAAACGAGGTCTATTCTTGCTTTTAGCCCATCGCCCATTGCCATCCATAATGACCGCTACATGCTTAGGTATTTTACCAATCTCTATCATCCTATAACCTCATAAAAAGCAAACGTGACCTAGGCCACGTTTGCTAAGAATTACACTTCCATTACTTCCTTGTTTTTGCTTTCAATGATAGCATCGATTTCCTTAACGGCCTTATCTATCTTTTTCTGAACATTATCCAGTTCACTCTTGCAGTCATCTTCAGTAATCTCGTGAGCTTTTTCTTGCTTCTTAAGTTCCTCGTTCTCCTCACGTCTAATATTACGGACTGCAACCTTTGCTTCTTCTCCGAATTTCTTGACATGTTTAATCAGTTCCTTACGTCTCTCTTCAGTTAACTGAGGAATAGTAAGTCTAATTACCTTTCCATCATTGGATGGGTTGAGTCCAAGGTTTGCCTCATTGATCGCATGTTCAATATCCCCAATGGAGCTTGCATCAAAAGGTGAAATCATGAGTGTACGTGGATCTGGTGTTGTGATGTTGGAAAGCGACTTTAGAGGAGTCGGTACTCCATAATAACTTACCATAACCTTATCGAGAAGTGCTGGGTTTGCTCTTCCGGCTCTCACTGTATTCAGATTCTCTTTAAGAACGTTTTTAGTAACTTCAATCTTCTCTTCTAAGCTCTTCTTAGCCATGATTTCCTCCGTAATAGTTAATATAAATTTTTGAATACTGATTAACAAAGTGATGAGCAACTACTCTACTAAAGTACCTATATTCTCACCATTTATTACCTTCATAAGTCCGTTTTCCTCTGCAAGTGCGAATACATATAGCTTAATAGAATTATCCTTGCAAAGCGTTGCAGCCGTTAAATCCATAACCTTTAAATTTTTTTCAACGATGTCCATATACGTTAGGCGTTCATATCTAACAGCATCAGGGTCTAGCTTTGGATCTGCAGAATATACAGCATCGATAGCCTTAGCCATGAGTATAACCTCGGCGTTCATCTCAGCTGCTCTCAGAGCTGCAGTCGTATCCGTTGAGAAGAATGGACTACCAGTACCTCCACCGAATATCACAACCTTCCCTGCCTCTAAATAGTCGAGTGATTTGCGCCTCGAATATCCTTCAGCCATATCTCTAATCTCAATAGCTGTCATAACCTTTGCTTCGCAACCTATTGAAAGAAGTGAATCCTGCAAGGCCAAGGCATTCATAACCGTGGCTAGCATCCCCATATAATCGGCTGTAGCCCTATCGATATTTCCACCTGTACGGCCACGGAAGAAATTGCCTCCACCGACGACAACAGCTACATCTACACCATTAGCTCTGATTTCCTTTATCTGCTCAGCAGTCTTGAGAGTCACATCCGGATTAACCCCAAATTTATCCTCTCCTGCAAGTGCTTCGCCACTCAGTTTAATCAAAACTCTTTTGTACTTAATGCCCATGATAACTCCTTATGATATCTATTTCTTGATGTCTGCTAGGTACATAACCGTAAACTTATTACCGTCTTCTGACAGCTCAATGAGTTTCTGATATTCTGCTGCTTTCCCGCTGCTGCTCTTTGACTGTATAAATTGCTGCAGCAAATCGTATACACTATCTTCCTTTTCTGGTTCCATATAATCGAACGACACATCCTTCATTCCTTTGAATGTTCTCACGGTCTTGAAGAAGGTTTCCTCATTACACACGCCATCGATTAGTCCGAGCTCCTTAGCCTGATTAGCTGAATAAACACGACCATCAGCGATCTCTCTTACCCTACTCTCGGACATATTACGGCCCTTAGCAACAATCCTAACAAATTGGTTATATGCTTCATCTATCAGGCTCTGAAGGATTTCACGTTGCTCATCTGTGAGTTTGTTTGTCATGCTACCCATAGCTTTATTCCGGCCACTAGTAATCGTATTGGTCTTAATACCGAGCTTATCTAGCAAGCCTCTGACATCATAAATAGTGCCAGTCTTAACTCCTATTGATCCCGTCCATGTATTTCGATTAGCATAAATCTTATCGCCGGCCATCGCTATATAGTATCCACCAGATGCAGCCTGATCTTGGAAATAGAAATAAACTGGCCTCTTTGTCTTACTCTTATACTTCATGAGTTCCTCATACAATTCGTCGGATGTATAGACACTACCACCTGGCGAATTAACACGGATGACAATTCCTTTATTAGACGAATCATCAATCAATTCATTGATTGTATGCATCGTCCAATTGTGATCATATGTAGCCCTAGCACTGACATCACCAATCTCACCCTTTACATCCATAACGGCAACAGAATTACCTCCAAATGAACTTCTTCCAGAGGATGGACTTAGCCTAGCACCACCAATATATGCGAGAGTTGTGACCACTATCCCTATCGTAAGCATAAGAACAAGGACTACTATCACAGCTATAAGCCATGAATTTTGGCGCTTAGCAGCTTGGTTACTCTTACCGCTACCATTATCCTTGATATTATTATCTCTCATATTTTAATCCCTATATCCTACATATTAATTGATCGCAAAAACGTATAACTATCCATATGTTAGCAAATATCTCAATTATTATCTAGGTGTTATATCAATAACTTCTGCCGAATCCACCGCCGCACTAACGAGATCCTCTACATCTAGTGCTTCTTCGGACTTCTCAATCTTACTTAACTTAGGCTTTGTGACAGGATGTTTAGGCAGGAACACTGTGCAGCAGTCTTCATATGGCTGAATCGAGATGTCGTAGGTTCCAATTTCCTTAGCTTTATCCATGATATCCACTTTATCCATAGCTATCAGAGGTCTCATAACCGGCATCTTAACTACACTGTCTGTAACTACAAGAGCTTCCGCCGTCTGGCTAGCAACCTGACCGAGGTCCTCTCCAGTTATGAGCATCATATCCTTCTTCTTAATCGCAATACTCTCGGCAATACGCATCATGAAACGTCTCACGAGAAGTGTAGTCTCTTCTTCAGGACAGTTTTTTACAATTTCTTCCTGAATCGGCAGAAGATTTACAACATGCATTCTAATTGTCCCCATATAACCAGCAAGTGTCGCACAGAGATCCTCAACCTTCTGCTGAGCGCGAGGGCTTGTATATGGGTATGAGTGAAAATGGATAGCCTCAATTCTCATGCCACGTTTCGCCATCATAAATGCCGCAACAGGACTGTCTATTCCTCCAGACATCAGGATTAATCCTTTTCCATTCGTCCCGAGAGGTAGACCACCGAAGCCTTTAATTTTATCCCTAAATATATATGTACCTTCACGGCGAACATCTACGTATAGCTCACAATCGGGATCATGAACATCTACTGACAGAACCTTGCAAGTCTTGAGTATTTTAGCACCTACAATTCTGCCAATCTCTGGTGACTGAATTGGAAATGTCTTGTCGGCTCTCTTACCTTTAACTTTGAAGGTCTTGATACTTTCTCTCTCCATCAGCTCCATCATGAATTCTGCTGCAGATTCACCAATCTGTTCGATATCCTTCTCAGCTTCGACAGCTGGACTTACTGAAGCAACCCCAAAGACATTTGAAACCTTCTTAATAATATCTTCTCCATCAATTTCCTTAGGAACCTTCAAGATCATAAGTCCGTCATTCCACTTTGATTCCGTATTTTCATACGAATTGAGAACACCTCTAACTCTCTCGAGGAGTACCCTCTCAAAATACGGCTTATTCATGCCCTTAAGCGCAACTTCTCCGCACCTAACAATATAAATATTTTTCTCGTTCATCATAACACCTATCTGAAGCTACCTAATCTTCTAAATCTTTTAACAGCCGCTGAAACCTTAGCAGCAACCATATCCATCTCCTCCAGTGTATTAAACTCAGAAAAGCTGAATCTAATAGCACCTTCAATTTCCTTGTGTCCTAATCCCATCGCAGATAGCACATGGCTGTCGTTATTTTTATGAGATGAACATGCCGAACCTGTTGATACGAATATATCATCCTGTTCTAGTGTATGAAGAATGACTTCACCTCTAGTGCCTAGAAATGAAATATTGAGAACAGATGGGCATCGCTTACCATAATCAGAAATCTCAAATCCCATATCAGTAGATCCATTAACTATTATATCATCAAGTTCCGATATTATTCCCTCACGCAGTCGATTATTTAAATTGGTAATTAAATCTTGCTTTTCAGCCAAATTATCATAAGCAAGTTCAGTAGCCAACCCAATCCCTGCTATCCCCTGCGTATTCTCCGTACCAGAACGATATCCGTTCTCCTGCCCACCTCCAGTGATAAGCGCCGGAATCTTGAGTCCTGATTTTACATACATCGCCCCAATTCCCTTGGGTGCGTGGAATTTGTGACCACTGATGGTAATTAAATCAAAAGGTACCGATCTTAGACTCATCTTACCAAATGCCTGAACCGCATCGGTGTGAAATATTATATTTGTACCATGAGCCTTATTGTAGGCCTTAACTAGGTCATATGCTGCTAAAACCGGCTGAATCATACCTATCTCATTGTT includes:
- the ispG gene encoding flavodoxin-dependent (E)-4-hydroxy-3-methylbut-2-enyl-diphosphate synthase — encoded protein: MTKQVRCGRILIGGGAPVSIQSMTNVDTRDSEKLLAQINELENAGCDIVRVAIPDEAAVKSFAKVRQETEMPLVADIHFNYKLALAAIEAGADKIRINPGNIGSDDRVAKVVEAAGNKGIPIRVGVNSGSLDKKLLTKHGSVTAAALAESAINTLGKIERMGFDDLVLSIKSSNVKMNYDAHMLVKELTDHTLHIGITESGTPENGRLKSAVGIGSLLLAGVGDTLRVSLTDDPVNEVIFGRRILEAVGLREKSIEIVSCPTCGRTEVNLIEMANEAEERLREIGNRRARLGLKPLKIAVMGCVVNGPGESREADYGIAGGNKDGLVFAHGEIIAKVSEDELIPTLIDIVSNDTTKK
- the rseP gene encoding RIP metalloprotease RseP codes for the protein MILTIILTILMLMIITVPHEFGHLVTAKLFHIKVNEFAIGMGPLIASKDRGETKYSLRAIPIGGFCAMEAENEESDEERAFNNKPAWQRLIVLVSGAAVNVLVALILMIIITIYVGVPTNTLDEVVTDSPAAQSGLVAGDKITSIDGKKSSSWLDIVTTISKNTDGRAMKAVVVRDGKVHTYTITPERDKDGRLVIGIVSKSTHNVFVCTGQGAKMTWNLNSQMLSALKQMLHKGINKDSVTGPVGMAGLVNKTAHAGTLSYLYLVALISLNMAIINLLPFPALDGGRIIFVLISKVTGNMVSSKVEGYMHLVGFAVLMALFVFITWQDLAKVFGH
- a CDS encoding 1-deoxy-D-xylulose-5-phosphate reductoisomerase; this encodes MGIKRIILLGSTGSIGTQTLDIVRENPDKFKVVALTCKNRIDDLIKQIQEFKPEAVCVGNKEAAARVSAAFPAIEVNIGDAGLREIAKVDADIVLNALMGISGLAPTYEAILTGKDIALANKETLVAGGSLIMQLAAEKEVKILPVDSEHSAIFQCLEGNRGRKVRRILLTASGGPFRGYNIEKLERVSLQEALNHPKWSMGRKITIDSATMMNKGLEVIEAKWLFDIEPDKIDVHVHPESIVHSMVEFDDTSIIAQLGLPDMRIPISLALGYPSRLHYSGDSLNLFEEGSSLHFEKPDTNVFECLSMAYEAIENGGSYPILLNGANEELVSMIIEGKIEFLDIQRSLRRLMDEHKLVKSNTIEDILEIDKEARARVRELFR
- a CDS encoding phosphatidate cytidylyltransferase, producing MKTRIISALVMLPLLVVLYFGGIWLVGAALLISVIGVKEFFDGFNACDIRPSRKIAIAMAVILYAGYLILGNMSDFVGVWLVISVMASLVYGWDIKNRGISDSIATLAGIVYVVLFPYFIVLIDASRYRHFTWLVIIAAFGADIMAYFSGMFFGKHKMAPNLSPKKTVEGAIGGLVGASIFSALFGYFFMPNIVVQCSIIGVLGGAVSMAGDLTASAFKRQMGIKDYGKIIPGHGGILDRFDSVLFVAPFVYYFSVFFIR
- a CDS encoding isoprenyl transferase, which codes for MIEIGKIPKHVAVIMDGNGRWAKSKNRPRLFGHNAGMQAMKQIVITASNLGIEYLTVYAFSTENWKRSTEEVSGIFKLIIKYVDSELKELIKNNVRINILGDYNMLPSDSVRAIDELLDKTKDNDGLVFNIALNYGGRDEIVKAINEIIIDRQALADEGISVDVTEDEVSNHLYTGVLHKNIPDPDLIIRTSGEERLSNFLIWQAAYSEMMFTDTLWPDYSPEEFTAMIKKFSHRKRRFGGREKEDK
- the frr gene encoding ribosome recycling factor produces the protein MAKKSLEEKIEVTKNVLKENLNTVRAGRANPALLDKVMVSYYGVPTPLKSLSNITTPDPRTLMISPFDASSIGDIEHAINEANLGLNPSNDGKVIRLTIPQLTEERRKELIKHVKKFGEEAKVAVRNIRREENEELKKQEKAHEITEDDCKSELDNVQKKIDKAVKEIDAIIESKNKEVMEV
- the pyrH gene encoding UMP kinase, which codes for MGIKYKRVLIKLSGEALAGEDKFGVNPDVTLKTAEQIKEIRANGVDVAVVVGGGNFFRGRTGGNIDRATADYMGMLATVMNALALQDSLLSIGCEAKVMTAIEIRDMAEGYSRRKSLDYLEAGKVVIFGGGTGSPFFSTDTTAALRAAEMNAEVILMAKAIDAVYSADPKLDPDAVRYERLTYMDIVEKNLKVMDLTAATLCKDNSIKLYVFALAEENGLMKVINGENIGTLVE
- the sppA gene encoding signal peptide peptidase SppA, with translation MRDNNIKDNGSGKSNQAAKRQNSWLIAVIVVLVLMLTIGIVVTTLAYIGGARLSPSSGRSSFGGNSVAVMDVKGEIGDVSARATYDHNWTMHTINELIDDSSNKGIVIRVNSPGGSVYTSDELYEELMKYKSKTKRPVYFYFQDQAASGGYYIAMAGDKIYANRNTWTGSIGVKTGTIYDVRGLLDKLGIKTNTITSGRNKAMGSMTNKLTDEQREILQSLIDEAYNQFVRIVAKGRNMSESRVREIADGRVYSANQAKELGLIDGVCNEETFFKTVRTFKGMKDVSFDYMEPEKEDSVYDLLQQFIQSKSSSGKAAEYQKLIELSEDGNKFTVMYLADIKK
- the thiI gene encoding tRNA uracil 4-sulfurtransferase ThiI, whose translation is MNEKNIYIVRCGEVALKGMNKPYFERVLLERVRGVLNSYENTESKWNDGLMILKVPKEIDGEDIIKKVSNVFGVASVSPAVEAEKDIEQIGESAAEFMMELMERESIKTFKVKGKRADKTFPIQSPEIGRIVGAKILKTCKVLSVDVHDPDCELYVDVRREGTYIFRDKIKGFGGLPLGTNGKGLILMSGGIDSPVAAFMMAKRGMRIEAIHFHSYPYTSPRAQQKVEDLCATLAGYMGTIRMHVVNLLPIQEEIVKNCPEEETTLLVRRFMMRIAESIAIKKKDMMLITGEDLGQVASQTAEALVVTDSVVKMPVMRPLIAMDKVDIMDKAKEIGTYDISIQPYEDCCTVFLPKHPVTKPKLSKIEKSEEALDVEDLVSAAVDSAEVIDITPR
- a CDS encoding cysteine desulfurase family protein, coding for MIYLDNSATTSQYNEVTELIYKLSKEAFGNPSSLHMLGLRGADLIREARGRVSKAFPANGEIIFNSGGTEGDNAAILSAVRKLRRRGNKIITSKIEHPAVLETCKRLAEDGFEVCYLDVDKTGTIKLESLQEALGDNVILVTLMMVNNEIGMIQPVLAAYDLVKAYNKAHGTNIIFHTDAVQAFGKMSLRSVPFDLITISGHKFHAPKGIGAMYVKSGLKIPALITGGGQENGYRSGTENTQGIAGIGLATELAYDNLAEKQDLITNLNNRLREGIISELDDIIVNGSTDMGFEISDYGKRCPSVLNISFLGTRGEVILHTLEQDDIFVSTGSACSSHKNNDSHVLSAMGLGHKEIEGAIRFSFSEFNTLEEMDMVAAKVSAAVKRFRRLGSFR